Proteins from a single region of Haloarcula laminariae:
- a CDS encoding type II/IV secretion system ATPase subunit, which translates to MSGQATENRRPTVPAPVPPDDPDAWYAPDVREQDEVYPGVVVTVRQADGFRYEVREPVLSPSDREALATVRSHFDGANIERPRTREGAVERMAGGFDPKHRRVIDRLIDCSPAGRRRVAYHALCSLACLGELTPYALDDRIDVADVTEDSVVVHTEDYAPAATSLESPDYIERFASERVERHTVAFQGFEIPVIVYREHLLGSDPFTTKYAVREPDRLPGDEELIRACKERVWETSVEGVVEDRVAFVRDRAASLLARQLTVRNTTEWVDAVAYRLRSALAELDLAVPPLDQRFADDRLDDLLYYVLRDLVGYGKLTIPIRDPTLEDIEANRVGERVKVLPRADLGHDGRVPTNLSFEDESAFVNVVTQLAADDGTELNASNPSAKVNIDPEGEGVHDAEETIRCAVALPTISEDGPHISIRKQSADAMTPVDLVQRESIPTELVALLWLLYESHGVVLFSGPTGAGKTTLMNAHMPFIPYRDRPISIDEGSREVQIPHETGVSLTTRDHERDHRRVTMADLMTQCNYLNPDVEVIAEINTRASFETFAETLNTGHGVLGTTHAADIETLVNRIIEKGVPTYLLTEIDVVVFPRHVGGERYVGEVVEFLDEPREGDRSGTIEKDGETIHYNTLCRRRPDGSFDLGYDHPQLGDDRRRVETGMFDRLATLRDEPAETVEETFHRRHRYVQYLVREGLTDFRELFGVLADLETNEAATVERLRRRAGDREPVHLEVETDDD; encoded by the coding sequence ATGAGTGGGCAAGCGACTGAGAACCGGCGGCCGACCGTTCCCGCCCCGGTCCCGCCGGACGACCCCGACGCGTGGTACGCGCCCGACGTGCGCGAACAGGACGAGGTGTACCCGGGCGTCGTCGTGACAGTGCGCCAGGCCGACGGCTTCCGGTACGAGGTCCGCGAGCCGGTGCTCTCGCCGAGCGACCGAGAGGCGCTCGCGACCGTCAGGTCACACTTCGACGGCGCGAACATCGAGCGGCCACGCACCAGGGAGGGGGCCGTCGAGCGGATGGCCGGCGGCTTCGACCCGAAACACCGCCGGGTCATCGACCGGCTGATCGACTGCTCGCCGGCGGGGCGCCGGCGCGTCGCCTATCACGCGCTGTGCTCGCTGGCCTGTCTGGGCGAGTTGACTCCCTACGCGCTTGACGACCGCATCGACGTCGCCGACGTGACCGAAGACAGCGTCGTCGTCCACACCGAGGACTACGCGCCGGCCGCCACGAGCCTGGAGAGCCCCGACTACATCGAGCGCTTCGCCAGCGAGCGCGTCGAGCGCCACACCGTCGCTTTCCAGGGGTTCGAGATACCGGTCATCGTCTACCGGGAACACCTGCTTGGCAGCGACCCCTTCACCACGAAGTACGCCGTCCGCGAACCGGACCGGCTGCCCGGCGACGAGGAGCTCATCAGGGCCTGCAAGGAGCGAGTGTGGGAGACCAGCGTCGAGGGGGTCGTCGAGGACCGCGTGGCCTTCGTCCGGGACCGGGCCGCGTCGCTGCTCGCCCGCCAGTTGACTGTCCGCAACACCACCGAGTGGGTCGATGCGGTTGCCTACCGGCTGCGGTCCGCGCTCGCGGAGCTGGATTTAGCGGTGCCGCCCCTGGACCAGCGCTTCGCCGACGACCGCCTCGACGACCTGCTGTACTACGTGCTCCGGGACCTCGTCGGATACGGCAAGCTCACCATCCCCATCCGCGACCCCACGCTGGAGGACATCGAGGCGAACCGCGTCGGCGAGCGCGTGAAGGTGTTGCCGAGGGCGGACCTGGGCCACGACGGGCGCGTCCCGACGAACCTCTCCTTCGAGGACGAATCTGCCTTCGTCAACGTCGTCACCCAACTGGCGGCCGACGACGGCACCGAACTCAACGCCTCGAACCCGAGCGCGAAGGTCAACATCGACCCCGAGGGCGAGGGCGTCCACGACGCCGAGGAGACCATCCGCTGTGCGGTCGCCCTGCCCACCATCAGCGAGGACGGCCCGCACATCTCCATCCGCAAGCAGTCGGCCGACGCCATGACGCCCGTCGACCTCGTCCAACGGGAGTCGATACCGACGGAGCTGGTCGCGCTGCTGTGGCTGCTGTACGAGTCCCACGGCGTCGTCCTCTTCTCGGGGCCGACCGGCGCCGGCAAGACGACGCTGATGAACGCCCACATGCCGTTCATCCCGTATCGGGACCGCCCAATCAGTATCGACGAGGGGTCCCGAGAGGTGCAGATTCCCCACGAGACGGGCGTCTCGCTGACCACCCGGGACCACGAGCGCGACCACCGCCGGGTGACGATGGCCGACCTCATGACGCAGTGCAACTATCTAAACCCCGACGTCGAGGTCATCGCCGAGATAAACACGCGGGCCTCCTTCGAGACCTTCGCCGAGACGCTGAACACCGGCCACGGCGTGTTGGGAACGACCCACGCTGCGGACATCGAGACGCTCGTCAACCGCATCATCGAGAAGGGCGTGCCGACCTACCTGTTGACCGAAATCGACGTCGTCGTCTTCCCGCGCCACGTTGGCGGCGAGCGCTACGTCGGCGAGGTCGTCGAGTTCCTGGACGAGCCACGCGAGGGAGACCGGAGCGGAACCATCGAGAAAGACGGGGAGACGATTCACTACAACACGCTCTGTCGGCGCCGCCCCGACGGGTCGTTCGACCTCGGGTACGACCATCCGCAGCTGGGCGACGACCGTCGCCGCGTCGAGACGGGCATGTTCGACCGCCTGGCGACGCTGCGGGACGAACCGGCCGAGACCGTCGAGGAGACCTTCCACCGACGCCACAGGTACGTGCAGTATCTCGTCAGGGAGGGGCTTACGGACTTCCGGGAGCTGTTCGGCGTCCTGGCCGACCTGGAGACCAACGAGGCCGCGACGGTCGAGCGGCTCCGCCGGCGGGCCGGCGACCGGGAGCCCGTTCATCTGGAGGTAGAGACCGATGACGACTGA
- a CDS encoding metal-dependent hydrolase, which yields MLFPTHLLAAAAVGGRVSRLSPLWLVVGTALPDVVDKPLAMVGITELYHSVGHSALLVVVTIPVALTGRAGLALAVGWALHLVLDAVHVVLNGRPGDVLFLAWPLAVPADPLALPPGSFFLYYVGSPSFYLEAAFWLAVVGAALLAWRRGRSPLRGWRH from the coding sequence ATGCTCTTCCCGACCCACCTGCTCGCGGCGGCGGCGGTGGGAGGCCGGGTATCGCGGCTGTCGCCGCTGTGGCTGGTGGTCGGGACGGCCCTCCCGGACGTGGTCGACAAGCCCCTGGCGATGGTCGGCATCACGGAGCTGTACCACTCCGTCGGCCACTCGGCGCTCCTTGTCGTCGTCACGATACCGGTCGCACTGACCGGACGAGCGGGCCTCGCGCTGGCGGTCGGCTGGGCCCTGCATCTCGTCCTCGATGCCGTCCACGTCGTCCTCAACGGTCGGCCGGGCGACGTGCTGTTTCTGGCCTGGCCGCTGGCCGTCCCGGCCGACCCGCTCGCACTCCCGCCGGGGTCGTTTTTCCTGTACTACGTCGGTTCGCCGTCGTTCTACCTCGAAGCGGCGTTCTGGCTGGCGGTGGTCGGAGCCGCCCTGCTGGCGTGGCGCCGCGGACGGTCACCGCTCCGTGGCTGGCGCCACTAG
- the trpB gene encoding tryptophan synthase subunit beta, producing the protein MSSPGEFEEFGGRHVPEPLEEPLAELAAAFDELKDDPDFREEFEYLLEHFAGRPTPVFYAETLSERYDADIYFKHEDLLHGGAHKLNNTLGQGLLAKKAGKERLIAETGAGQHGTATAMVGALLDIDTTVYMGRKDIGRQRMNVFRMRLMGADVVPVSRGNEGLAEAVDAAMEDLVENTEETHYLVGSAVGPDPFPRMVREFQSVIGREAREQIQEMHGDLPDACVAAVGGGSNSIGLFHAFKDDDVALYGAEPAGKGLESGQHSAALTATEQDDPQVFQGMKTKMIDEETENHSVSAGLDYPAVGPEHAALQSLGRAEYHGITDEEALAAFRELSEAEGIIPALEPSHAIALAIKLAEEDRHDTILVNLCGRGDKDMETAAEKFDLSP; encoded by the coding sequence ATGTCTTCACCCGGCGAATTCGAGGAGTTCGGTGGTCGACACGTCCCGGAACCGCTCGAAGAACCATTGGCAGAACTCGCTGCGGCGTTTGACGAACTCAAAGACGACCCGGACTTTCGCGAGGAGTTCGAGTACCTGCTCGAACACTTCGCGGGTCGGCCGACACCGGTGTTTTACGCCGAGACGCTCTCCGAGCGCTACGACGCGGACATCTACTTCAAACACGAGGACCTGCTGCACGGCGGCGCCCACAAGCTCAACAACACGCTCGGACAGGGACTACTGGCCAAGAAGGCCGGCAAGGAGCGCCTCATCGCCGAGACGGGGGCCGGCCAGCACGGCACCGCGACGGCGATGGTCGGCGCCTTGCTGGACATCGACACGACGGTGTACATGGGCCGGAAGGACATCGGCCGCCAGCGGATGAACGTCTTCAGGATGCGGCTGATGGGCGCCGACGTCGTGCCTGTCTCCCGGGGTAACGAAGGGTTGGCAGAGGCCGTCGACGCCGCGATGGAGGACCTCGTCGAGAACACCGAGGAGACACACTATCTGGTCGGGAGCGCCGTCGGACCGGACCCGTTCCCGCGGATGGTCCGGGAGTTCCAGTCGGTCATCGGTCGCGAGGCCCGCGAGCAGATACAGGAGATGCACGGCGACCTGCCCGACGCCTGTGTCGCCGCCGTCGGCGGGGGGTCGAACTCCATCGGACTCTTTCACGCGTTCAAAGACGACGACGTGGCCCTCTACGGGGCCGAACCCGCGGGGAAGGGACTGGAGTCGGGACAGCACTCGGCGGCGCTCACAGCGACGGAACAGGACGACCCGCAGGTATTCCAGGGGATGAAGACGAAGATGATAGACGAGGAGACGGAGAACCACTCGGTCAGCGCCGGGCTGGACTACCCGGCGGTCGGTCCGGAACACGCCGCCCTCCAGTCGCTGGGGCGTGCCGAGTACCACGGCATCACCGACGAGGAGGCGCTGGCGGCGTTCCGCGAACTCAGCGAGGCGGAGGGTATCATCCCCGCACTGGAGCCGAGCCACGCCATCGCGCTCGCCATCAAACTCGCCGAGGAGGACCGTCACGACACTATCCTCGTGAACCTCTGTGGCCGCGGGGACAAGGACATGGAGACTGCGGCGGAGAAGTTCGACCTGTCCCCGTAA
- a CDS encoding type II secretion system F family protein, whose amino-acid sequence MTTERWRLGLVDRGLYALFAHHTDDDRHTTTRERYRAAHPDTGFGLYLARVYGLAWLALVVASLATGMLALALPASTFDRLVTMLSQSMPVLNRLALPPVSRLVVALVLAVGVGIGSRWLVLAIGNRYLSWVARARAADIATTLPGAVRYLRVLASGTHDRTEMLRAVARQEAYGETAVEFRRALNRGTLTGSLDVGLEQIASETPSRDLLAPFLLKFREHANQSADALEGYLEMEGRLLSHEQSRRHERATGYLELLAELFVVLLVVPALVVLIVTVMGVLAPRLSAPVATPLGTTSVRSVVVYSSAVFVLGTGLVAAFVVAGLRPRNTAAPSYRRPESVVGVLRTVTSNPASALAVCLPLGLALVGGLWWLGYRPVNVVLLAYAGISLPVGLVALSRARRDDAKDREIQDFVHAVAGHVALGRPFPEAVRRVAEEVQLGALAGDVEALSFTLSLADSPSDAADDRRAAALDQFVDRVGTPMAEQTIGLVVGALDAGSDAEDVFETLQTEIGRLYHQRKSLRSALLVYVAVGWTTALLVVGITVAMNVYVLSEFAQLSTVAGSQTIAFDPTAIDPARERYRFYVVTQATMLASGWFAGTASRGFYEALLHSGALVLAAYAVYAGVGLL is encoded by the coding sequence ATGACGACTGAACGCTGGCGCCTCGGGCTGGTCGACCGCGGGCTGTACGCGCTCTTTGCCCATCACACGGACGACGACCGCCACACGACGACCAGGGAGCGCTACCGGGCGGCCCATCCGGACACCGGGTTCGGGCTGTATCTCGCGCGGGTGTACGGGCTGGCGTGGCTCGCACTCGTCGTCGCGAGCCTGGCGACCGGGATGCTGGCGCTGGCGCTGCCCGCGAGTACGTTCGACCGCCTCGTCACGATGCTGAGCCAGAGCATGCCGGTCCTCAACCGGCTGGCGTTGCCGCCCGTCTCCCGGCTGGTCGTCGCACTGGTACTAGCTGTCGGGGTCGGTATCGGCTCGCGCTGGCTCGTCCTGGCGATTGGCAACCGCTACCTCTCGTGGGTCGCCCGGGCCCGCGCGGCCGACATTGCCACGACCCTACCCGGGGCCGTCAGATACCTCCGCGTGCTCGCCTCGGGGACCCACGACCGAACGGAGATGCTGCGGGCCGTCGCACGGCAGGAGGCCTACGGCGAGACGGCTGTGGAGTTCCGCCGGGCGCTCAACCGCGGGACCCTGACCGGGAGCCTCGACGTCGGCCTCGAACAGATAGCGAGCGAGACGCCGTCCCGTGACTTGCTGGCGCCGTTCCTGTTGAAGTTCCGCGAACACGCCAACCAGAGCGCGGACGCGCTGGAGGGGTATCTGGAGATGGAGGGGCGGCTGCTCTCACACGAGCAGAGCCGTCGACACGAACGGGCGACCGGCTATCTCGAACTGCTGGCCGAGCTGTTCGTCGTCCTGCTCGTGGTGCCGGCGCTGGTCGTCCTCATCGTCACGGTGATGGGCGTGCTCGCGCCGCGGCTCTCGGCGCCCGTCGCGACACCGCTGGGGACGACCTCCGTCCGCTCGGTCGTCGTCTACAGCAGCGCCGTGTTCGTGCTGGGGACCGGGCTCGTCGCCGCGTTCGTCGTCGCTGGCCTGCGGCCGCGAAACACCGCTGCACCGAGTTACCGGCGGCCCGAGAGCGTCGTCGGCGTCCTCCGGACGGTCACGTCGAACCCCGCGAGCGCACTGGCCGTGTGTCTCCCTCTCGGACTGGCGCTCGTCGGCGGGCTCTGGTGGCTGGGTTACCGGCCCGTCAACGTCGTGCTGCTGGCGTATGCCGGCATCAGCCTGCCCGTCGGGCTCGTAGCCCTGAGCCGTGCGCGCCGCGACGACGCGAAAGACCGCGAGATTCAGGACTTCGTCCACGCCGTCGCGGGCCACGTCGCGCTCGGGCGTCCGTTCCCGGAGGCCGTGCGCCGGGTCGCCGAGGAGGTACAGCTGGGCGCGCTGGCCGGGGACGTGGAGGCGCTGTCCTTCACCCTCTCGCTCGCCGACAGCCCCAGCGACGCCGCCGACGACCGCCGGGCGGCGGCCCTGGACCAGTTCGTCGACCGCGTCGGGACGCCGATGGCCGAACAGACCATCGGGCTGGTCGTCGGGGCGCTGGACGCGGGCAGCGACGCGGAAGACGTCTTCGAGACGTTACAGACCGAGATCGGTCGGCTCTACCACCAGCGCAAATCGCTCCGGTCGGCCCTGCTCGTCTACGTCGCCGTCGGCTGGACCACAGCGCTGCTGGTGGTCGGCATCACCGTCGCGATGAACGTCTACGTCCTCTCGGAGTTCGCCCAGCTCTCGACGGTGGCCGGCAGTCAGACGATCGCCTTCGACCCGACGGCCATCGACCCCGCCAGGGAGCGGTATCGCTTCTACGTCGTGACACAGGCGACGATGCTCGCCTCGGGCTGGTTCGCCGGCACGGCGAGCCGGGGGTTCTACGAGGCGTTACTGCACTCGGGCGCGCTCGTGCTCGCGGCCTACGCCGTCTACGCGGGGGTCGGGTTGCTGTGA
- a CDS encoding DUF7475 family protein — translation MATADSRGLSVDVSSLTGLHWLGIVAAVVSAAVHLLLGVRMLPSAMGVSFVLAGLGFLGAVALVLLDYRRRAVYAVGIPFTLVQILLWYYVNFVSLGKSFPADVGTLGAVDKLAQVVLVGVLIALLR, via the coding sequence ATGGCAACGGCCGACTCCCGGGGACTGTCCGTCGACGTATCGTCGCTGACCGGGCTGCACTGGCTCGGTATCGTCGCCGCCGTCGTGTCGGCTGCGGTCCACCTCCTGTTGGGCGTCCGGATGCTCCCCTCGGCGATGGGCGTCAGCTTCGTCCTGGCCGGCCTGGGCTTTCTGGGCGCCGTCGCCCTCGTCCTGCTCGACTACCGGCGACGAGCGGTGTACGCCGTCGGCATCCCCTTTACCCTCGTCCAGATACTGCTGTGGTACTACGTCAACTTCGTCTCGCTCGGGAAGTCCTTCCCGGCCGACGTGGGGACGCTGGGCGCCGTCGACAAGCTCGCACAGGTCGTGCTGGTGGGCGTCCTGATCGCGCTGTTGCGGTGA
- a CDS encoding CDP-alcohol phosphatidyltransferase family protein, giving the protein MAGRRSDRSTLVGLRVGLPVVGALCLGAVVGLAFPPDEMTRWRVNPAAVAGLCWAGQFWLAGRGLDVNRIVGSPYRHVFGLANALTLLRGGLYAVVAGFVVVPASTTLAWVPAVCYGVGVALDKLDGVVARSVGEETDLGERLDMAVDTFGFVVAPLVAVLWNQLPVWYLALSAARYVYLAGIRYRRHRGRPIHDSPDSDLGKYLAGVQMTFITVALVPAVPSGLVFAVAPAVLAPSLAVFARDFLYVSGRLPYE; this is encoded by the coding sequence ATGGCCGGCCGTCGGAGTGACCGGTCGACGCTCGTCGGCCTCCGGGTCGGCCTCCCGGTGGTGGGCGCGCTCTGTCTGGGCGCCGTCGTCGGCCTCGCGTTCCCGCCCGACGAGATGACCCGCTGGAGGGTCAACCCGGCGGCCGTCGCGGGGCTGTGCTGGGCCGGGCAGTTCTGGCTCGCCGGCCGCGGTCTCGACGTGAACCGGATAGTGGGCTCGCCCTACCGGCACGTGTTCGGACTCGCAAACGCCCTCACGCTGCTCCGGGGCGGGCTCTACGCTGTCGTCGCCGGCTTCGTCGTCGTCCCCGCGTCGACGACGCTCGCCTGGGTGCCGGCGGTGTGTTACGGCGTCGGCGTCGCCCTGGACAAACTCGACGGCGTCGTCGCCCGCTCGGTCGGCGAGGAGACCGACCTCGGCGAGCGGCTGGACATGGCCGTCGACACCTTCGGGTTCGTCGTCGCCCCCCTCGTCGCGGTCCTGTGGAACCAACTGCCCGTCTGGTACCTCGCGCTCTCGGCCGCCCGGTACGTCTATCTGGCCGGTATCCGCTACCGACGACACCGCGGCCGGCCGATACACGACAGCCCCGACAGCGACCTCGGGAAGTACCTCGCCGGCGTCCAGATGACCTTCATCACCGTCGCACTCGTTCCAGCCGTGCCGAGCGGCCTCGTCTTCGCCGTCGCGCCCGCCGTCCTCGCTCCGTCGCTCGCGGTGTTTGCGAGGGACTTTCTGTACGTGAGCGGCCGGCTGCCGTACGAATGA
- a CDS encoding phosphatase PAP2 family protein: MDHLLADLLDALVQLDAVAMERIVALRSPLATKLLTSATGLGSATAALVFVGLCYLAGWDEEYRHALVALALSGAVVGTLMLTIQRPYPPQPVCLTEGSETVASSFPSGHAAAVTVYAMTARRSDVLPAGVVAALASAVAFSRVYLGTHYLTDTVVGVAIGIAAFLLAERLLARADVGALERRIREAAERGGNP, from the coding sequence ATGGACCACCTCTTGGCCGACCTGCTCGATGCGCTGGTGCAACTCGATGCCGTCGCGATGGAGCGTATCGTCGCGCTGCGGAGCCCGCTCGCAACCAAGCTACTGACCTCGGCGACGGGGCTGGGCTCCGCGACAGCGGCGCTCGTCTTCGTCGGCCTGTGCTATCTCGCCGGCTGGGACGAGGAATACCGCCACGCGCTGGTCGCGCTGGCGCTGTCGGGCGCCGTCGTCGGGACGCTCATGCTGACGATTCAACGGCCCTATCCGCCACAGCCGGTCTGTCTGACCGAGGGCTCCGAGACGGTCGCCTCGTCGTTTCCGTCGGGCCACGCCGCCGCCGTCACCGTGTACGCGATGACAGCGCGCCGCTCTGACGTGCTCCCCGCGGGCGTCGTCGCCGCGCTCGCATCAGCCGTCGCGTTCTCCCGTGTCTACCTCGGGACCCACTACCTCACCGACACCGTCGTCGGCGTCGCAATCGGTATCGCTGCGTTCCTGCTGGCCGAGCGGCTCCTGGCCCGAGCGGATGTGGGCGCGCTGGAACGACGCATACGCGAGGCGGCTGAACGAGGTGGGAACCCGTAA